A single Branchiostoma floridae strain S238N-H82 chromosome 11, Bfl_VNyyK, whole genome shotgun sequence DNA region contains:
- the LOC118426658 gene encoding putative uncharacterized protein ENSP00000383309 isoform X1 produces MLSPHAPSLYMHNAPSPHAPPHKPSPSAPSLMHHPIMHSPIMHHPLMHNPLTGTLPSRALTKPPLTCSHEPPLTCSHKPFPSRALTKPPHPCSHEPSPHVLSRTLPPRALTKPPHHVLSRTLPITCSHEPFPSRALTKPPSRALTKPPLTCSHEPSPYVLSRNPPITCSHEPSPSRALTKPPHHVLSRTLPITCSHEPSPSHALTNPPLTCSHEPSPHVLSQNLPSRALTNPPLTCSHEPSPHVLSRNPPITCSHKTSPSRGLTNPPHHVLSRNPPITCSHEPSPSRALMKPPHHVLSQPPPPHTLTNPPHHVLSRTLPSRALTKPLSRALTKPPYHVLSRTLPITCSHKNSPSRALTSRFYPHVPSPQRQLP; encoded by the exons ATGCTCTCTCCTCACGCACCCTCCCTATATATGCATAATGCACCATCCCCTCACGCACCCCCTCACAAACCCTCCCCTAGCGCACCCTCCCTAATGCACCATCCCATA ATGCACTCTCCCATAATGCACCATCCCCTCATGCACAATCCTCTCACAGGCACCCTTCCCTCACGTGCTCTCACGAAACCCCCCCTCACGTGCTCTCATGAACCCCCCCTCACATGCTCTCACAAACCCTTTCCATCACGTGCTCTCACGAAACCTCCCCATCCATGCTCTCACGAACCCTCCCCTCACGTGCTCTCACGAACCCTCCCACCACGTGCTCTCACGAAACCTCCCCATCACGTGCTCTCACGAACCCTCCCCATCACGTGCTCTCACGAACCCTTTCCATCACGTGCTCTCACGAAACCCCCCTCACGTGCTCTCACGAAACCCCCCCTCACGTGCTCTCACGAACCCTCCCCTTACGTGCTCTCACGAAACCCCCCCATCACGTGCTCTCACGAACCCTCCCCATCACGTGCTCTCACGAAACCTCCCCATCACGTGCTCTCACGAACCCTCCCAATCACGTGCTCTCACGAACCCTCCCCCTCACATGCTCTCACGAACCCTCCCCTCACGTGCTCTCACGAACCCTCCCCTCACGTGCTCTCACAAAACCTCCCATCACGTGCTCTCACGAACCCTCCCCTCACGTGCTCTCACGAACCCTCCCCTCACGTGCTCTCACGAAACCCCCCCATCACGTGCTCTCACAAAACCTCCCCATCACGTGGTCTCACGAACCCTCCCCATCACGTGCTCTCACGAAACCCCCCCATCACGTGCTCTCACGAACCCTCCCCATCACGTGCTCTCATGAAACCTCCCCATCACGTGCTctcacaaccccccccccctcacactcTCACGAACCCTCCCCATCACGTGCTCTCACGAACCCTCCCCTCACGTGCTCTCACAAAACCCCTTTCACGTGCTCTCACGAAACCTCCCTATCACGTGCTCTCACGAACCCTCCCCATCACGTGCTCTCACAAAAACTCCCCATCACGTGCTCTCACCTCACGCTTCTACCCTCACGTGCCCTCCCCTCAAAGGCAACTGCCCTAA
- the LOC118426658 gene encoding putative uncharacterized protein ENSP00000383309 isoform X2, whose product MHPPLMQPPLYMHNAPSPHAPPHAPLLKPSRSAPSLMHHPMMHSPIMHHPLMHNPLTGTLPSRALTKPPLTCSHEPPLTCSHKPFPSRALTKPPHPCSHEPSPHVLSRTLPPRALTKPPHHVLSRTLPITCSHEPFPSRALTKPPSRALTKPPLTCSHEPSPYVLSRNPPITCSHEPSPSRALTKPPHHVLSRTLPITCSHEPSPSHALTNPPLTCSHEPSPHVLSQNLPSRALTNPPLTCSHEPSPHVLSRNPPITCSHKTSPSRGLTNPPHHVLSRNPPITCSHEPSPSRALMKPPHHVLSRTLPSRALTKPLSRALTKPPYHVLSRTLPITCSHKNSPSRALTSRFYPHVPSPQRQLP is encoded by the exons ATGCACCCTCCCCTCATGCAACCTCCCCTATATATGCATAATGCACCATCCCCTCACGCACCCCCTCACGCACCCCTTCTCAAACCCTCCCGTAGCGCACCCTCCCTAATGCACCATCCCATGATGCACTCTCCCATAATGCACCATCCCCTCATGCACAATCCTCTCACAGGCACCCTTCCCTCACGTGCTCTCACGAAACCCCCCCTCACGTGCTCTCATGAACCCCCCCTCACATGCTCTCACAAACCCTTTCCATCACGTGCTCTCACGAAACCTCCCCATCCATGCTCTCACGAACCCTCCCCTCACGTGCTCTCACGAACCCTCCCACCACGTGCTCTCACGAAACCTCCCCATCACGTGCTCTCACGAACCCTCCCCATCACGTGCTCTCACGAACCCTTTCCATCACGTGCTCTCACGAAACCCCCCTCACGTGCTCTCACGAAACCCCCCCTCACGTGCTCTCACGAACCCTCCCCTTACGTGCTCTCACGAAACCCCCCCATCACGTGCTCTCACGAACCCTCCCCATCACGTGCTCTCACGAAACCTCCCCATCACGTGCTCTCACGAACCCTCCCAATCACGTGCTCTCACGAACCCTCCCCCTCACATGCTCTCACGAACCCTCCCCTCACGTGCTCTCACGAACCCTCCCCTCACGTGCTCTCACAAAACCTCCCATCACGTGCTCTCACGAACCCTCCCCTCACGTGCTCTCACGAACCCTCCCCTCACGTGCTCTCACGAAACCCCCCCATCACGTGCTCTCACAAAACCTCCCCATCACGTGGTCTCACGAACCCTCCCCATCACGTGCTCTCACGAAACCCCCCCATCACGTGCTCTCACGAACCCTCCCCATCACGTGCTCTCATGAAA CCTCCCCATCACGTGCTCTCACGAACCCTCCCCTCACGTGCTCTCACAAAACCCCTTTCACGTGCTCTCACGAAACCTCCCTATCACGTGCTCTCACGAACCCTCCCCATCACGTGCTCTCACAAAAACTCCCCATCACGTGCTCTCACCTCACGCTTCTACCCTCACGTGCCCTCCCCTCAAAGGCAACTGCCCTAA